The Tripterygium wilfordii isolate XIE 37 chromosome 1, ASM1340144v1, whole genome shotgun sequence sequence AATTGGTGAAGCAATTAAACAAGAAAATCcacaattttgatttttgaatctaTAAACATATAAGGTATGTCCTACGACACCCACAAGGAGCTTTCTTGCATAAAACATGTCTGCTCTAGTCAGCTAAACTTTTGACTTTTAATCAACTTATATAAAAGGCTAAACTGTTAAACTACCATGCAACGGCTTGGGAACGGATTACGGGTCAAGGAATGGCAAGATAAACACAGCCTTACACTGCATTGCCGAAAGGCTGTTAGTGAGATTTGAATATGTGGCCCCTGGGTTTACCTCAAGGCTGCAGCTTCACCCTTTTAATCAACTTATATACGTAAACAAAATTTCTGGAAGCAAATGCCTCAGCAACTAACaagggaaaataaaattttgacatGTTGATGTGGGTGTGATAATAATACCCAATAACGGTCTCTGGAAGAAAACATGAGAACATAACCCATAGAACATCTAAGCGAGCACAGTAGGCTTTTAAGTTCCAATATAAAAAGATACCCGAGGGAGGAACTAAACCCTTGATAGTTATAGAGTGGGGAGATACAGCCCTCGATAGCTATGCTATTATCAAATAATAGATACAACATAATTCAAGGTAAATTATCAAAACAGTAACTGCTGGAGTTCGTCAAAGTCGCATGCAACTTTCACAATGGAGTTTCAAGTATTTAAGGCTGAGAAACTTAATAAAATgagcataaaaaataaaaaataaaaagaagcgAGATTATCAAGAAAACGAAATTCAATAAtaagtgaaaataaaaaatagggaCGATCAGGATTAAAATACACAAATAATAAACCAGATAAATAAAATGTAATTGGGTAGgaaaagaaaaaccctaatgTGTTCAAAGTGAGACCTGATGATCGCAGTTGCGACAGGCGTAGAGAAGGATCTTCTGCTCCCTGTCCTCTCTAGGGTACAGAATGTTGTTGCTGCAGAATTTCACATCGTTTGATttgcttttaaaattttctttacaAAATTAATAGAATATAACCGAGATTCAATGGGCgaattgatgatgaagatgaggaatAATTACAGAAAACATGGTTATTCGCATACCATTCTCGGCAAAACTTCATAGTACTCATCTTCGAAGCTTCGGGTTTTGACTGGCAGAGAGCAGTGGTTTACTTCTTTCGGGATTTTAGCGCgctctctctgtttcttctctTCCAGATCTTCTCAAGCGAATATCAAATATGAGGAAGCTCGACAAATTTAAATGAATAGACCTTTTCTTTTCGAGGGTGATtttgtaaattaaaaaaaacattttttgaaAAGCTTTTAGTTGGTTTGGTCATACGGATGAGCAACACTTGATAATAGCTTAGTTCACCATCCCTCCGCTCTAGACTTGGGATCTATGGTTCCGGGAGATTGAAAGTTCAAACCAACCAATATTTCTATTTCTTTGTGGAATGCTCGTCACACTTTGGGATCTCTACTAGTAATAATGTACCATTTCAAAACTGTGCAAGTAATTGCAACCTCTCACGGATCCTGGGTGAGAACCAGTTGAACTTTCCACAAGTGGTGGCATTTGCTCTGCGTGTTCCATCATCTTAATCGCAAGGAAACTAATTACAATTGAAAAGGACGGCGTCAAGAATGAACCCAATAACTCCAAGGTGGAAAAGATTTAATTTAAATGCTTTGAACATTGCTGAGTATGATAGGATAACCTATAAAACAGCTAAACTGATAGACAACGTAATGAAAACCCAAGGCACAGCACTACTGACAAGAAAAAAAGGGGGCCAAGGTCTTTTCTAAATAGCAGCCCTAATTGCAAACTTATCACAGCAACTAAGTCATTACACCATAATAACAATGGCTGAAGGAAGGAAAGGAAACACAAAATAGTTCTGCATGCTTTATTTGTAGAAGGGTTTCAACTGATGCGCTCCACTATTAACGTATGAGCCTGTCAAAACACACATGAAGCAGGAGACAGTATCAAAAACATACAAGCACAACACAAAGCTGATTAAATGTCACAAATAGTCCAGCCAACATGCAATTGCCCCATTCAGCGCTTTCTTCCATGCCTCCTACTCTTCCGTCGGCTGCTCCTATCACCAGAATCAGAATCTGAAGGAGAATCTGAATCAGAAGACTCGGAAGACGAGCTGTACCTCCTACGCCTACCCTTTccctgcttctgcttctgcttcttcttcctcctccgcctcctctcttcctccgAATCAGAAGATGAACTGTAATCTGTACTACTCTCTGCTGAAGAGTAGTCAGATCCAGTCACAGCTGATGACCCACTATCAGTCTCAAAAACTGAAGCCTCACTATCACTGCCAGAATCAGAATCTGACCTATGCTTCCTTTTACTTTTCTTCGACCGCTTCTCAACCTTTTCATCCTTATTGACATCTGGGTTTTCCAAATCATAAGAGATTGAGAGCTTCATCTTCAATTTCGGGTTCTTGAGTTGCTGAGTGCGAGAGGGTCGTGAGATGTAGACACGTTCATTCTTACACTCATATGTCCAGTGTCCAATTTCAAAACACTTCTGACATTGTGCGTTGCCACCAATAGTGGACATTGAAGGCTTAAGGTCTTTTCTTTCACCCAGTCTTACCGCCTTTTCAGTACTCATCAAGTACATCTGCCTCTTTGCTTCCCTCTTCTCCTGCCATCTGCTAGGCCCTTCTTCTTTCTGGCCATAAGCATTAACATTTCGCACAGCTGCAGCCGCTGCCCTTTCAGCCTGGGCGCGACTAAGACCCTTTGCAGCACTCAAGGCTGCAGCCTTGAGTCTTTCAGCTGCAGCCTGcgctttctcttccttcttaCTTGACATGCTCTAACTTCCCAGAAATCCAACTAGAATATACACAAATTTAACACAGGAACAACAATTGGAACCTCTGATATTCTATCAATCCCACTCCACTCCAATCTTCTCAATACCTGCATTTAATAACTGAACTAGTCATTCACAAGAGAAGATAGGATACTAAATGTGATGGGGGGTGCAGTGCCCAAAATATTCAAAGTACGCAGATGTCAGAAAACCCAGATAATCCTTCTAAGCAAGTAAAGAAGCATATGCTACAAAGTTCAAAGATCAATGGctaaaattatcaaaaaccaTCTAGGACttaagggaggaaaaaaaatcaatagaaGAAAGCTTACAGGAACTAATTCCATACTTAATCTTCAATAATATGTGATCCCAACTCTGTTAGATAGTTCTAAATCTAATTCATTCTCTCATCTTGCTAGAAAGACAATCACAAGCATGTCAACAAACCACAAGAGAAGTTCCAGAAAATGATATCCCTAAAGAAGAGTGGCAAATTGCaggtcccaaaaaaaaaaacccaaaccaAAGCAAATCAAATATCAATGACAACCCTCCATTATATTATCTTCCCTGAATTGGGAATCTATTTAGTCAATTACCAATTCAAAGAGAAGTCAAACTGATGCAGGTGGGCCCCACCCCACAGAGGTCCTCCCTCTCGAGGGCGTGGGCTGTCAACCCCGAGCCCATCGCAACCCCTCCTGGGCCATGGGCCTAAGGGCCTAGCCCAACTACATCAGGCCTGCAGGCCACACACTCCAACCCATCTTGGATGCATTCCTGCAAGCCAAAGGTTGTTGATGGCGGGATTCGAACCCACGCCACCCTTTAACACTAAGGCGTTGCGCCTTAGTGTCATCCATTGAGCTGCAGCAACAACCTTGGCTTGCAGGAATGCATCCAGATGGGTTGGAGTGTGTGGCCtgcaggcctgatgtggttGGGCTAGGCCCTTAGGCCCATGGCCCAGGAGGGGTTGCGATGGGCTCGGGGTTGACAGCCCATGCAGCTCAATGGATGACACTAAGGCGCAACGCCTTAGTGTTAAAGGGTGGCGTGGGTTCGAATCCCGCCACCAACAACCTTGGCTTGCAGGAATGCATCCAGATGGGTTGGAGTGTGTGGCCtgcaggcctgatgtggttGGGCTAGGCCCTTAGGCCCGTGGCCCATGGAGGGGTTTCGACGGGCTCGGGGTTGACAGCCCACGCCCTCGAGAGGGAGGACCTCTGTGGGGTGGGGCCCACCTGCATCATAAAAGTGCACTTTTATGATGCAGGCGGGCCCCACCCCACAGAGGTCCTCCCTCTCGAGGGCGTGGGCTGTCAACCCCGAGCCCATCGCAACCCCTCCTGGGCCATGGGCCTAAGGGCCTAGCCCaaccacatcaggcctgcaGGCCACACACTCCAACCCATGCCTTAGTGTTAAAGGGTGGCGTGGGTTCGAATCCCGCCATCAACAACCTTTGGCTTGCAGGAATGCATCCAAGATGGGTTGGAGTGTGTGGCCTGCAGGCCTGATGTAGTTGGGCTAGGCCCTTAGGCCCATGGCCCAGGAGGGGTTGCGATGGGCTCGGGGTTGACAGCCCACGCCCTCGAGAGGGAGGACCTCTGTGGGGTGGGGCCCGCCTGCATCACAAACCCAGATAATCCCTAACCCTATTGATGCAGGAGGACCATTAATATAGTCttttataagttagtctattattgGGTCTATTTTAACTAAGTTTCCTTTAGTTTTCACAGTAAGGGTATTGTCAGAATTTCCAGGTGTgctggaatttcgaatttagtaatagttatttgttttgagagtctttaattaggttattttgttaagtcaaGTCCTAGTTATAATTAGAgtcatattagtttacttttagggatcctagttatatttgaaggaagtttcttatgtaattaggattaccaagagtctatatatatggatgcaagtcaagaataaatatatgagagtttttatacaaatttgttataggagagattccttagacACGCTCAGTAAGAGACTGAGAGGGGAATGTGAGTTTATCCGaccctacctgagagattcaggGTCGTTTTTGCCTGATTcaaaaaatccaagaattttGTTCCAGTTGAATTTTGTCCTAGGGTTCTTAATTTTTGGGCTTAATTTGGGGGTTAAGGTTTTGGTTGTTCAATCCTACACAAAATCTACATTGGTAGTTTCAAAAATTACATCACTTATCGAGAGAGATCGCACATAGGTTGTCTTGCTCCCTACTTAAGCTCGCCTTTTCAGTTTGAATTTTAGTTCAAATCTATCAACTACTAAACATGCTTCTGAAACTACCGACTCGTAAGGCTTAGTCGGTTCGAGACTCCACCGTACAAAATCAGATCAGATCGATCAACGACGCCAGCATAATTTCATAATCacgaaataaaaaagagaagaaaaaaaaacatattcaaGTTTTCACACAATATTcggttttttctttctcttctccgaAAATTGAATCCCAAACGAAAATAAATAGCAAGAACTCATAATTCGCGAAACAATCAAACATGCAAGTCCCGATAAACCTAAATTTGCAAAAAGGAAACCTCCCGTAAATCTAACCTTAAACGCAGAAGGAATTGAAGAGACAAGAAAAACAAGATACATACCCTTTCAAGACGATGACAACGAACCTCCCCCGAATCCCTAATTATTGCGGGAGCTTCTGTAGAAAGACAGCGAAGAGTTATATAGACGAGAGACATGCCGACATACGACAAAAAAAACCGCCGTATAAACAGGTAAGTAAACCCTTCTCTCTCGGGCCCAATTATAGCTGGTGGTTGTAGTAGCCACCCTTCGGCCCAATTTTTGAATGGGCTCCGGTCAAAAACATATATCCATGGGCCGATAGTTGGCCGAACACATGGCAGcgcacaataaaaaaaaaaatttggcccAAATTTTTCCATCAACAGAAATGACGGAATCGTTGATCAAATAGGTTGATTATTGAAACATTGAGGGCAGAAACCAAACGTTTTAAACTTTAAATACAAAAggtatagtttagcttttttgtgGTTCGagtcatcattatcatcatcaaaatctttatctcaaaatttttattgatttgagGCACGACTGCTtgagtataaaaaaaaaaaaatagcttcCAATATTTCATAAGCAAGTGTGCAATACAAGGCTAAATTGCAGATTATGATTTTACATACTTCGCAGATTTAGAAAAAGCAACACCGCAGGCAGCTATGTATGCTCAAACATTCCTTAATCAAGGAAAGAATTTTTCCTTGCAATCGGAAGAAAGCTTTCAATGGTAAAAGTTGCAACCG is a genomic window containing:
- the LOC119997886 gene encoding zinc finger CCHC domain-containing protein 10-like; amino-acid sequence: MSSKKEEKAQAAAERLKAAALSAAKGLSRAQAERAAAAAVRNVNAYGQKEEGPSRWQEKREAKRQMYLMSTEKAVRLGERKDLKPSMSTIGGNAQCQKCFEIGHWTYECKNERVYISRPSRTQQLKNPKLKMKLSISYDLENPDVNKDEKVEKRSKKSKRKHRSDSDSGSDSEASVFETDSGSSAVTGSDYSSAESSTDYSSSSDSEEERRRRRKKKQKQKQGKGRRRRYSSSSESSDSDSPSDSDSGDRSSRRKSRRHGRKR